The proteins below are encoded in one region of uncultured Methanobrevibacter sp.:
- a CDS encoding class II glutamine amidotransferase, with product MCEIFCFNSNTPKQVNECLQCFYNHSEEHPHGWGLANMHSNEFVIDKEPVKATCSQHLKNILSNPVVGKNVFAHIRLATVGEIISPNCHPFTQVDDNNRFWMLIHNGTIFDYPPLDNYIDQESGDTDSERILLYIIDKINDFEKAKGGLSTIKERFNILTEVISDLSKNNKLNLMIYDGDLTYIHSNMRNSLYYLKNEEGFLVASTPLTDDENWKPVELNKLFGLIDGNIIFESSEHENEFILSEEHEKAIGEFLNSLNGDGIND from the coding sequence ATGTGTGAAATTTTTTGTTTTAATTCAAATACGCCAAAGCAAGTAAATGAATGTCTACAGTGTTTTTATAATCACTCTGAGGAACATCCGCATGGATGGGGATTAGCTAATATGCACTCTAATGAATTTGTTATAGATAAAGAACCTGTAAAAGCAACATGTAGTCAACACTTAAAAAATATATTGTCTAATCCTGTTGTTGGAAAAAATGTATTCGCTCATATCAGATTAGCCACTGTGGGTGAGATAATATCTCCCAATTGCCACCCATTTACACAAGTGGATGATAATAACAGATTCTGGATGTTAATCCATAATGGAACTATATTCGATTATCCTCCGCTTGACAACTACATTGATCAAGAATCTGGAGATACTGATTCTGAGCGAATACTATTATATATAATTGATAAAATTAACGATTTTGAAAAAGCTAAAGGTGGCTTATCAACAATAAAAGAGCGATTTAATATATTAACAGAAGTAATATCAGATTTATCTAAAAATAATAAGTTAAATTTAATGATTTATGATGGGGATTTAACATATATTCATTCCAATATGAGGAATTCCCTATATTATTTAAAAAATGAAGAGGGCTTTTTAGTTGCATCAACTCCACTGACTGATGATGAGAATTGGAAACCTGTGGAATTAAATAAACTGTTCGGTTTGATTGATGGAAATATTATTTTCGAAAGTAGTGAGCATGAAAACGAATTTATATTGAGCGAAGAGCATGAAAAAGCTATTGGAGAATTTTTAAATTCATTAAATGGGGATGGGATTAATGATTAA